The proteins below come from a single Sorghum bicolor cultivar BTx623 chromosome 4, Sorghum_bicolor_NCBIv3, whole genome shotgun sequence genomic window:
- the LOC110434585 gene encoding uncharacterized protein LOC110434585 — translation MAEEGGSSTAAARRAPPSAPPPCCGLARLMRRLRRQGRRALCAAAASHSHQPRRHRASASSSSCRQYDPLSYARNFDLGRDADDADADAARIYYACSFSSRFALVPATAAASSSAVGAAPVAATS, via the coding sequence ATGGCGGAAGAAGGAGGCAGCTCCACGGCGGCGGCCCGGCGGGCTCCGccgtccgcgccgccgccgtgctgcGGGCTCGCGCGGCTGATGCGGCGCCTGCGGCGGCAGGGCAGGCGCGCGCTGTGCGCGGCCGCGGCCTCGCACTCGCACCAGCCGCGCCGCCACCGCGcgtcggcgtcgtcgtcgtcgtgccgACAGTACGACCCGCTCAGCTACGCGCGCAACTTCGACCTCGGccgcgacgccgacgacgccgacgccgacgccgcgcgCATCTACTACGCCTGCTCCTTCTCCTCGCGCTTCGCGCTGGTcccggccaccgccgccgcctcctcgtcCGCCGTCGGCGCTGCTCCGGTCGCCGCCACCAGCTAG
- the LOC8076120 gene encoding uncharacterized protein LOC8076120 isoform X1: MAISFKYWDDCLDPEDMRLMWQDPIVSKEWTDAGEEQGQKVHLSRDPDGEAYLTQTEMMAVAAITVHRHFKSQLDPYMIGALAEIASGRRLFVDTYDRKTKETKVGIMQVAPEVAQWLGRELGYKSYDIEDNTNLLYWPLVNVYFGAAYAKWLFSCDDKQRTEEFVVRAYKGGKKKAAHKSTSPIFQRYLYVKENLLSMRQPEICHELTPDLEDLSSAEAQLIYWDSKVSEADMDAMWKHPDVYKEWIKSGERRGNVRFSHDEKKRPYLSRVEVKAVAEIIISRHLSTRGVKPEALAALAEVCSMRFVHGVSTRTGLMGIDYPTASWLSRDCRYRAYTVISVDDLYNPFASMYFGASYLAWLSQYEGREQSYEFIVQAYLGGPENVSLQETGPFWNQFLESLTQYQDPKKDHNSCCIL, from the exons ATGGCTATAAGCTTCAAATACTGGGACGATTGCTTAGATCCAGAGGACATGAGATTAATGTGGCAGGATCCTATTGTAAGTAAAGAGTGGACTGATGCTGGGGAAGAGCAAGGACAGAAAGTTCACCTATCACGGGACCCTGACGGTGAGGCATATCTCACACAAACTGAAATGATG GCAGTGGCGGCAATTACTGTTCATAGACATTTCAAATCTCAGCTAGACCCG TATATGATAGGCGCACTCGCTGAAATTGCAAGCGGAAGGAGACTCTTTGTAGATACCTATGATCGCAAGACTAAAGAAACCAAGGTTGGCATAATGCAGGTGGCACCTGAAGTTGCTCAATGGCTTGGAAG GGAACTAGGTTACAAGAGTTATGACATTGAAGATAATACTAATTTGCTGTACTGGCCTCTTGTCAATGTCTACTTTGGTGCTGCTTATGCAAAATGGCTCTTCTCTTGTGATGACAA ACAAAGAACTGAAGAGTTTGTTGTTAGAGCATATAAAGGTGGCAAAAAGAAGGCTGCTCACAAATCAACTTCCCCCATCTTCCAGCGTTATCTTTATGTGAAAGAGAACTTGTTGTCTATGAG acaACCAGAAATTTGCCACGAGCTTACTCCTGACCTAGAAGATTTGTCAAGCGCAG AAGCACAGTTGATATATTGGGATTCCAAGGTATCAGAGGCTGATATGGATGCAATGTGGAAACATCCGGATGTATATAAGGAGTGGATAAAATCTGGTGAGAGGCGTGGAAATGTACGATTCTCCCATGATGAAAAGAAGAGGCCTTACCTTTCTCGCGTGGAGGtgaag GCTGTTGCCGAAATAATCATATCACGCCATTTGAGCACAAGAGGAGTAAAACCA GAAGCTCTTGCAGCACTTGCAGAGGTCTGCAGTATGCGCTTTGTTCATGGAGTAAGTACCCGGACTGGATTGATGGGAATAGACTACCCTACTGCTTCATGGCTTTCCAG GGATTGTCGCTACAGGGCATATACAGTGATCTCTGTAGATGATCTCTACAATCCTTTTGCATCAATGTACTTTGGTGCATCTTACTTGGCATGGTTGTCTCAATACGAAGGAAG GGAGCAAAGCTACGAATTCATTGTCCAAGCTTATCTTGGGGGACCAGAGAATGTTAGTCTTCAGGAGACTGGGCCTTTTTGGAACCAATTCCTTGAGTCATTAACACAGTATCAAGATCCAAAGAA GGACCATAATAGCTGCTGTATTTTGTGA
- the LOC8076121 gene encoding glyceraldehyde-3-phosphate dehydrogenase GAPCP1, chloroplastic: MAALSVPLRAAAVAAGSRAAGADPVKVLCVRSTGSAHFGCAFPSITASSSVARNIEPLRAIATQAPPAVPQYSSGEKTKIGINGFGRIGRLVLRIATSRDDIEVVAVNDPFVDAKYMAYMFKYDSTHGPFKGSIRVVDDSTLEINGKKVTITSKRDPTEIPWGNFGAEYVVESSGVFTTIDKASAHLKGGAKKVVISAPSADAPMFVVGVNEKSYDPKMNVVSNASCTTNCLAPLAKVVHEEFGIVEGLMTTVHATTATQKTVDGPSMKDWRGGRGAGQNIIPSSTGAAKAVGKVLPELNGKLTGMAFRVPTPNVSVVDLTCRIEKSASYDDVKAAIKAASEGALKGILGYTDEDVVSNDFVGDSRSSIFDAKAGIGLSSSFMKLVSWYDNEWGYSNRVLDLIAHMALVSAKH; encoded by the exons ATGGCGGCGCTCTCCGTGCCCCTACGCGCCGCGGCCGTCGCCGCCGGATCCCGCGCCGCCGGGGCCGACCCCGTCAAG GTCTTGTGCGTGAGGAGCACTGGCTCGGCTCACTTTGGCTGCGCCTTCCCTTCCATCACGGCCTCCTCTTCGGT TGCGAGGAACATCGAGCCGCTGAGGGCGATAGCTACACAGGCGCCCCCTGCCGTGCCAC AATATTCGAGCGGGGAGAAGACAAAGATTGGCATCAATG GGTTTGGACGGATTGGCAGGTTGGTCCTGCGAATTGCAACCAGCAGAGACGATATTGAAGTTGTGGCTGTGAATGACCCTTTCGTTGATGCTAAGTACATG GCCTATATGTTCAAGTATGACTCCACTCATGGCCCGTTCAAAGGTTCTATCCGTGTCGTGGATGATTCAACCCTGGAGATCAATGGGAAGAAGGTCACAATTACAAGCAAAAG AGATCCTACAGAGATTCCATGGGGTAACTTTGGGGCTGAATATGTTGTTGAATCTTCTGGTGTCTTTACAACGATTGATAAAGCATCAGCACACTTAAAG GGTGGCGCTAAGAAAGTGGTGATATCTGCACCATCAGCAGATGCTCCCATGTTTGTAGTTGGAGTTAATGAGAAAAGCTATGATCCAAAGATGAATGTTGTTTCTAATGCTAGTTGCACCACCAACTGCCTTGCTCCACTTGCCAAG GTTGTCCATGAGGAATTTGGCATTGTGGAGGGCCTTATGACAACTGTTCATGCCACTACAG CCACTCAGAagactgttgatggtccttCGATGAAGGACTGGAGAGGAGGACGTGGTGCTGGCCAAAACATAATTCCTAGCTCCACTGGTGCAGCAAAG GCTGTTGGAAAAGTCCTACCTGAGCTGAATGGAAAGCTCACTGGCATGGCCTTCCGAGTTCCAACACCAAATGTCTCTGTTGTGGACTTGACATGCCGGATTGAGAAAAGCGCCTCCTATGATGATGTGAAAGCAGCCATCAA gGCGGCATCAGAGGGTGCACTCAAAGGTATTCTTGGCTACACAGACGAGGACGTTGTTTCCAATGATTTTGTTGGTGATTCTAG GTCAAGCATCTTTGATGCCAAGGCTGGTATTGGACTGAGCTCTTCCTTCATGAAGCTCGTGTCTTGGTATGACAACGAGTGGGGCTACAG CAACCGGGTTCTGGATCTGATCGCCCACATGGCTCTTGTCAGCGCCAAGCACTGA
- the LOC110434617 gene encoding uncharacterized protein LOC110434617 has translation MEAGILPVRTFGRESRSDDSRAMFPRVDASSCYSHVRATVFIQAELIVVGQLDMTTLALCILPLSTVGYLCQLLIKFACDTSGGKNRREAAGRWPRSEWADCSSPRWRRSGSDGDGDGDGASTNVSDGSRVGMARNRRVILRFMYGYYAEALDALPLERIPVLGPRLLDAGVCFGFGDPVTNIIANTLCSLSDEGVEPDVAVAGKRKPSRDVGARVEILSKIVAGDVPSPPEARTIAERSLEGLVTLLTSYYRYLPTWDALRYLCLSRADLLVAVRLIELDRCHGRKDEFCINSLAVKMALKCAALSARLPNVDAFLTGSAALVSHLTQILSTEGRRSISVQDVAKMSGLLEKPLRMKKFKDDHMDLAAMRYHQYEMRISPMPMQSLRGLLLDRIHVVYLKAISHLPIEDFQSRHHRGLLKAGYCYGPFNPIFNIIVNTIWYDTAFPAPKEFKLDMICTRILIRAESRSLDGLIHLLLACTCNLSEHDAMVYLLKSNLELPQAIGMARQDGFDTTCCDAAAYKAAAGASYHPEPEAYVKFAMESLPMVQAAVNELMTTQTLSSSNILQLSALLSSSTSYAYESLEAVDELTKDAFEIVSSYEENFLSQQNFVRGKLEVILQKYNEQTKEHYELSFICTVNGSVGKKKFRDLRHPYSHVNFWAKPKDGSLTLFFAQASNEDGDKEHHWSFCQPVLSLSENARCCYCESEGTRILHPTQNFCGGDMDFEKMALGSHAITNARIISHGNLIACPVGILTEDYIYFDRVRDTKFIQAMNRTARLMNLNWGDEIRRARQSFSKDGKKLLPDFY, from the exons ACGGTTTTCATCCAG GCTGAATTGATTGTGGTGGGCCAGCTAGATATGACAACTTTAGCTTTATGCATACTACCTCTGTCTACCGTAGGCTACCTCTGCCAGCTGCTAATTAAATTTGCATGTGATACAAGCGGCGGGAAAAATAGGCGGGAAGCTGCCGGACGGTGGCCCCGGTCCGAATGGGCGGACTGTAGCAGCCCCCGATGGAGGCGCAGCGGGAGCGACGGcgacggagacggagacggcGCTAGCACGAACGTATCCGACGGCTCGCGGGTGGGCATGGCTCGCAACAGACGCGTGATTCTACGATTCATGTACGGATACTACGCGGAGGCGCTCGACGCGCTGCCGCTGGAGCGCATCCCAGTGCTTGGCCCGCGCCTCCTTGACGCCGGCGTCTGCTTCGGCTTCGGCGACCCCGTCACCAACATCATCGCCAACACCCTCTGCTCCCTCTCCGACGAGGGCGTCGAGCCCGACGTCGCGGTCGCCGGGAAGCGGAAGCCCTCGCGGGACGTAGGGGCGCGGGTCGAGATCCTCTCCAAGATTGTCGCCGGCGACGTcccttctcctccagaggcACGGACCATCGCGGAGCGCTCTCTGGAAGGCCTGGTCACTCTCCTGACATCGTATTACCGCTACCTTCCCACCTGGGATGCGCTGCGGTACCTCTGCTTGTCCCGAGCCGATCTCCTCGTCGCCGTCCGCCTGATCGAGCTGGATCGCTGCCATGGTCGCAAGGACGAATTCTGCATCAACTCACTTGCCGTCAAGATGGCTCTCAAATGCGCTGCTCTGTCAGCGAGGCTGCCCAATGTTGATGCGTTCCTCACCGGCTCGGCTGCGCTAGTGTCTCACCTCACCCAAATTCTGTCCACAGAAGGCCGCCGCAGCATCTCTGTTCAAGACGTGGCAAAGATGTCTGGACTGCTGGAGAAGCCACTCAGGATGAAGAAGTTCAAGGACGATCATATGGATCTTGCTGCTATGAGGTATCATCAGTATGAGATGAGGATTTCACCCATGCCGATGCAATCACTGCGAGGCCTTCTTCTTGACAGAATCCATGTTGTATATCTCAAAGCAATTTCTCATCTGCCAATTGAAGATTTCCAGAGTCGACACCACCGTGGCCTCCTCAAGGCTGGTTACTGTTATGGTCCATTCAATCCTATCTTCAACATCATTGTCAATACTATCTGGTATGACACTGCATTCCCTGCACCGAAAGAATTCAAGCTCGACATGATTTGCACTCGGATCCTTATACGTGCTGAGTCTCGGTCCTTGGATGGTCTCATCCACCTGTTGCTTGCATGTACTTGTAACCTGAGTGAACATGATGCAATGGTTTATTTACTCAAGAGTAATCTGGAACTTCCTCAAGCAATTGGGATGGCAAGGCAGGATGGATTCGACACAACTTGCTGTGATGCTGCTGCTTATAAAGCTGCTGCAGGTGCATCATATCATCCTGAACCTGAGGCATATGTGAAGTTTGCGATGGAATCGCTTCCTATGGTGCAGGCTGCTGTAAATGAACTGATGACTACACAAACACTCTCTTCCAGCAATATTCTTCAACTCTCTGCATTGTTGTCATCTTCAACGAGCTATGCTTATGAATCACTGGAGGCAGTGGATGAACTGACAAAGGACGCCTTCGAAATTGTTTCAAGCTATGAAGAGAACTTTCTCTCTCAACAGAATTTTGTTCGTGGAAAACTGGAAGTTATATTGCAGAAATATAATGAGCAAACTAAG GAGCACTATGAACTCAGTTTCATTTGCACTGTGAATGGAAGTGTGggcaaaaaaaaattcaggGATTTAAGACACCCATATTCACATGTGAATTTTTGGGCGAAACCAAAAGATGGAAGTCTTACCCTATTTTTTGCCCAAGCCAGTAATGAAGATGGAGATAAAGAGCATCACTGGTCGTTTTGTCAGCCTGTGTTAAGTCTCTCAGAAAATG CTCGTTGCTGTTACTGTGAGTCTGAAGGGACTAGGATTCTGCATCCAACTCAGAATTTCTGTGGAGGCGACATGGATTTTGAGAAGATGGCTTTGGGGAGTCATGCTATCACCAATGCACGAATCATCAGTCACGGGAATCTTATAGCTTGTCCGGTGGGCATACTTACAGAGGACTACATCTATTTCGATCGAGTTAGAGACACCAAGTTTATCCAAGCTATGAACAGGACTGCTCGTTTAATGAATCTGAACTGGGGAGATGAAATTAGAAGGGCGAGACAAAGTTTTTCGAAGGACGGCAAAAAGCTTTTGCCGGATTTTTATTAG
- the LOC8076120 gene encoding uncharacterized protein LOC8076120 isoform X2 — protein sequence MAISFKYWDDCLDPEDMRLMWQDPIVSKEWTDAGEEQGQKVHLSRDPDGEAYLTQTEMMAVAAITVHRHFKSQLDPYMIGALAEIASGRRLFVDTYDRKTKETKVGIMQVAPEVAQWLGRELGYKSYDIEDNTNLLYWPLVNVYFGAAYAKWLFSCDDKQRTEEFVVRAYKGGKKKAAHKSTSPIFQRYLYVKENLLSMRQPEICHELTPDLEDLSSAEAQLIYWDSKVSEADMDAMWKHPDVYKEWIKSGERRGNVRFSHDEKKRPYLSRVEVKAVAEIIISRHLSTRGVKPEALAALAEVCSMRFVHGVSTRTGLMGIDYPTASWLSRDHNSCCIL from the exons ATGGCTATAAGCTTCAAATACTGGGACGATTGCTTAGATCCAGAGGACATGAGATTAATGTGGCAGGATCCTATTGTAAGTAAAGAGTGGACTGATGCTGGGGAAGAGCAAGGACAGAAAGTTCACCTATCACGGGACCCTGACGGTGAGGCATATCTCACACAAACTGAAATGATG GCAGTGGCGGCAATTACTGTTCATAGACATTTCAAATCTCAGCTAGACCCG TATATGATAGGCGCACTCGCTGAAATTGCAAGCGGAAGGAGACTCTTTGTAGATACCTATGATCGCAAGACTAAAGAAACCAAGGTTGGCATAATGCAGGTGGCACCTGAAGTTGCTCAATGGCTTGGAAG GGAACTAGGTTACAAGAGTTATGACATTGAAGATAATACTAATTTGCTGTACTGGCCTCTTGTCAATGTCTACTTTGGTGCTGCTTATGCAAAATGGCTCTTCTCTTGTGATGACAA ACAAAGAACTGAAGAGTTTGTTGTTAGAGCATATAAAGGTGGCAAAAAGAAGGCTGCTCACAAATCAACTTCCCCCATCTTCCAGCGTTATCTTTATGTGAAAGAGAACTTGTTGTCTATGAG acaACCAGAAATTTGCCACGAGCTTACTCCTGACCTAGAAGATTTGTCAAGCGCAG AAGCACAGTTGATATATTGGGATTCCAAGGTATCAGAGGCTGATATGGATGCAATGTGGAAACATCCGGATGTATATAAGGAGTGGATAAAATCTGGTGAGAGGCGTGGAAATGTACGATTCTCCCATGATGAAAAGAAGAGGCCTTACCTTTCTCGCGTGGAGGtgaag GCTGTTGCCGAAATAATCATATCACGCCATTTGAGCACAAGAGGAGTAAAACCA GAAGCTCTTGCAGCACTTGCAGAGGTCTGCAGTATGCGCTTTGTTCATGGAGTAAGTACCCGGACTGGATTGATGGGAATAGACTACCCTACTGCTTCATGGCTTTCCAG GGACCATAATAGCTGCTGTATTTTGTGA